A stretch of bacterium DNA encodes these proteins:
- a CDS encoding ParB/RepB/Spo0J family partition protein codes for MNPRQDRVLGRGLSALISGATSESSGGLGDREARMIPLGTIGLNPTQPRKIFKDNTLHELADSIRQVGVLQPILVRHLRDDETRPVSLDDRLDPDGDVSGSEPLDYCLVAGERRLRAARLAGVASIPALICSYEETEALKIALLENIQREDLNPIEEASAFKRLLDDYGATQEELAIMLGKGRSGVANTLRLLSLEVEIQEMIQDDRISRGHAKVLLGVTDSEARLRLARLCRNRGLSVRECEKRVRGLLTGGTRPQNKRGKRAAVDETREVRVLRERVEAHYGAPAQIERDKDGRGHLSVRFYTNDDLLRILSLMGVETDLS; via the coding sequence ATGAATCCGAGACAAGACCGTGTGCTGGGGCGCGGGCTGTCGGCGCTCATTTCCGGGGCGACGTCCGAATCCAGCGGCGGCCTGGGCGACCGCGAGGCGCGCATGATCCCCCTCGGGACCATCGGACTCAACCCCACCCAGCCGCGTAAAATCTTTAAAGACAATACGTTACATGAACTCGCCGACTCCATCCGCCAGGTCGGCGTTTTGCAGCCGATCCTCGTGAGACATCTGCGCGACGACGAGACGCGACCGGTGAGCCTGGACGACCGCCTGGATCCGGACGGCGACGTCTCGGGGAGCGAGCCGCTCGACTACTGCCTGGTCGCCGGCGAGCGACGACTGCGCGCCGCACGGCTCGCCGGTGTCGCTTCGATACCAGCCTTGATCTGCTCGTACGAGGAAACCGAGGCGCTCAAGATCGCTCTGCTCGAAAACATCCAGCGCGAGGATCTCAATCCCATCGAGGAGGCGTCCGCGTTCAAGCGGCTTCTCGACGATTACGGAGCCACGCAGGAGGAGCTGGCGATCATGCTCGGCAAGGGCCGCAGCGGCGTGGCCAATACGCTGCGCCTGCTCTCGCTCGAGGTCGAGATCCAGGAAATGATCCAGGACGACCGTATCTCGCGGGGTCACGCCAAGGTCCTGCTGGGCGTGACCGACTCGGAGGCCAGGCTCCGGCTGGCCCGCCTCTGCCGCAACCGGGGGCTGTCGGTGCGCGAATGCGAGAAGCGCGTGCGCGGCCTGTTGACGGGCGGGACCCGACCGCAGAATAAACGCGGCAAGCGTGCCGCGGTCGACGAGACCCGCGAGGTGCGCGTCCTGCGCGAGAGGGTGGAGGCCCATTACGGAGCTCCCGCGCAGATCGAACGCGACAAGGACGGACGCGGTCATCTGTCGGTGCGCTTCTATACGAACGATGATCTGTTGCGCATCCTGTCCCTGATGGGCGTCGAGACCGACCTGTCCTGA
- a CDS encoding AtpZ/AtpI family protein: MNRPGNKDRGRRMRDVGIYTTIPTMLVVGPVLGYLLGHWAAGRWGHATAFETGGVMLGLLAAFRQVWLLLKLQGGRK; this comes from the coding sequence ATGAACAGGCCCGGGAACAAGGACCGCGGCCGCCGCATGCGGGATGTGGGGATCTACACCACCATCCCCACCATGCTCGTGGTCGGTCCGGTGCTGGGCTACCTGCTGGGGCACTGGGCGGCGGGCCGCTGGGGGCACGCCACTGCCTTCGAGACCGGCGGCGTGATGCTCGGTCTTCTCGCGGCCTTCAGGCAGGTCTGGCTGCTGCTGAAGCTGCAGGGGGGCCGCAAGTGA
- a CDS encoding polymer-forming cytoskeletal protein: protein MFGKDPENQDTDNRQTSILAQGCKFDGKVEASGTFRIEGDFKGDIATPENLIIGKTGTVNATVKVKNAIIGGQLFGNIVAENKIELQSGSHVEGDIKTKRLVIDEGVFFEGNCSMGGPRTTPAKGPAAAPAAQPVGQPGAGAGK, encoded by the coding sequence ATGTTCGGCAAGGATCCCGAAAACCAAGACACCGACAACCGACAGACATCGATCCTGGCCCAGGGCTGCAAGTTCGACGGCAAGGTCGAAGCCTCGGGCACCTTCCGCATCGAAGGCGATTTCAAGGGCGACATCGCGACGCCAGAGAATCTGATCATCGGCAAGACCGGCACGGTCAACGCCACGGTGAAGGTCAAGAACGCCATCATCGGCGGCCAGCTCTTCGGCAACATCGTCGCCGAGAACAAGATCGAACTGCAGAGCGGATCGCACGTCGAGGGCGACATCAAGACCAAGCGCCTGGTCATAGACGAGGGCGTCTTCTTCGAGGGCAACTGCAGCATGGGCGGGCCCCGCACGACACCCGCGAAGGGGCCCGCGGCCGCCCCCGCCGCGCAGCCCGTGGGGCAGCCCGGGGCGGGCGCGGGAAAATAA
- a CDS encoding AAA family ATPase gives MGKIISISNQKGGVGKTTTAVNLCACLAAAERNTLLLDLDPQDNATSGCGLTDFKLTSYELLLGNADLEACVYATSIPYLDIVPSDRRLAGAEIELVAQVSRERFMSSALQDAHETYDFLIIDTPPSLGLLTLNALTAADSVLIPIQCEYYALEGLSQLLSTVQIVQKSLNRSLRIEGVLLTMFDRRLKLSNQVADEAIGYFGDTVFETKIPRNVRLSEAPSFGKPILLYDVDCQGSQSYMELAGEVIARNKGMAEARA, from the coding sequence ATGGGCAAAATCATCTCCATTTCCAATCAGAAGGGCGGCGTGGGCAAGACCACCACCGCCGTCAACCTTTGTGCCTGCCTGGCGGCGGCCGAGAGAAACACCTTGTTGCTCGACCTGGATCCACAGGACAACGCCACGAGCGGTTGTGGCCTGACGGATTTCAAGTTGACGAGCTATGAGCTCCTGCTCGGCAATGCGGACCTGGAGGCGTGCGTCTATGCGACTTCCATACCCTATCTCGATATCGTGCCCAGCGATCGTCGTCTCGCCGGCGCCGAGATCGAGCTGGTGGCCCAGGTGTCGCGCGAGAGGTTCATGTCGAGCGCCCTTCAGGACGCGCACGAAACCTACGACTTCCTGATCATCGACACGCCGCCCAGCCTGGGGTTGTTGACGCTCAATGCCTTGACCGCCGCCGACTCGGTGCTCATTCCCATCCAGTGCGAGTATTACGCCCTGGAGGGCCTGAGCCAGCTTTTGAGCACGGTTCAGATCGTACAGAAGAGCCTGAACAGATCGCTCCGGATCGAGGGCGTCCTGCTGACCATGTTCGACCGGCGCCTCAAGCTGTCCAACCAGGTAGCCGACGAGGCGATCGGCTACTTCGGCGACACGGTGTTCGAAACCAAGATTCCCCGGAACGTTCGGTTGAGCGAAGCCCCGTCGTTCGGCAAGCCGATCCTGCTCTACGACGTGGATTGCCAAGGCTCACAAAGCTACATGGAACTTGCCGGCGAGGTCATCGCCAGGAACAAGGGGATGGCCGAGGCGCGAGCCTGA
- a CDS encoding class I SAM-dependent methyltransferase — protein sequence MRWNAGFSLVSRVATLDRLDNLVAESVSSYEALMESVLPAAESSFPGPAAAYHYADLGSGAGIPGLVWHLLSGELGFGGREHVGSILVEPRHKRAWFLERAIEVMGLRDIRVGEDQWGPRTALCGDDLPASMTGVVTMKALRLTDEEVIAGWRRYRRDVRAADDSLVICRLHGRSRGLDDDLRGRLRLPAAGSGGCPGTPRACLFPVGGDSRPWSLLVSLYPHL from the coding sequence ATGCGCTGGAATGCCGGCTTCAGCCTGGTCTCCCGGGTAGCTACGCTCGACAGGCTCGATAATCTGGTTGCGGAGAGCGTGTCTTCCTATGAGGCCCTGATGGAATCGGTTCTTCCTGCCGCCGAATCATCTTTTCCGGGCCCGGCGGCCGCTTATCATTATGCCGACCTCGGCTCCGGTGCGGGCATCCCTGGGCTCGTCTGGCACCTGCTGTCGGGCGAGCTGGGATTCGGTGGCCGGGAACATGTGGGTTCGATCCTGGTCGAACCGAGACACAAGCGCGCCTGGTTTCTCGAGCGAGCGATCGAGGTCATGGGCCTGCGCGATATCCGCGTCGGGGAGGATCAGTGGGGCCCCAGGACGGCCCTGTGTGGCGACGACTTGCCCGCATCCATGACGGGCGTGGTCACCATGAAGGCCCTGCGCCTTACGGATGAGGAAGTTATCGCCGGCTGGCGTCGCTACAGGCGGGATGTCCGGGCGGCCGACGATTCACTCGTCATTTGCAGGCTTCATGGCCGGTCGCGTGGTCTGGATGATGATCTTCGCGGCCGACTTCGCCTGCCCGCCGCGGGTTCGGGCGGATGTCCCGGGACACCAAGGGCATGCCTGTTTCCGGTCGGTGGCGATTCGCGCCCCTGGAGTCTCCTGGTCTCTCTCTACCCCCACCTTTAG
- the mnmG gene encoding tRNA uridine-5-carboxymethylaminomethyl(34) synthesis enzyme MnmG, which produces MTNRFDIIVVGGGHAGIEAALASARLGARTALVTHDRLEIGRMPCNPAIGGLGKGHLVKEIDALGGEMGRAIDRAGIHFRILNRRKGPAVQAPRAQADKLVYQSLMCDIVSNRKGLEVIEADVSGLLRDDGAGGRRVRGVMLGSARELCADRVVLCTGTFLGGLMHVGDTRVQGGREGAAASLGLGAALTAAGLELVRLKTGTPPRLHRDTIDFERVERQRGDDDPAPFSFRTVDFAPDQVDCHVTHTNARTHEIIRNNLARSPLYGGIIEGTGPRYCPSIEDKIVRFADKTRHFVFLEPEGRDNEEVYVNGLSTSLPRDVQEDMVHSIVGLEEAVLTRSGYAVEYDSVPSWQVNASLEAKPVAGLYLAGQILGTSGYEEAAAQGLAAGINAVRSLTGKAPVAFPRERSYMGVLLDDLVTKEITEPYRMFTSRAESRLYLRCDNVAERMLPLAREIGLLETGDLAHLGARGEAARRTLSFLKTARATDGLTGRRIAAAELMKRPENNIQSLMSADSFMRADLDALHASAGYEILLSPADLREAETQAALDIRYAGYISRQDKMLRNRKHLDHLQLPPELDYFSLTALSNEAREKLAGMRPSTLGQASRIDGVRQSDLAVLSVMVMRLKKNDDG; this is translated from the coding sequence ATGACAAACAGGTTTGACATCATCGTCGTCGGCGGCGGACACGCGGGGATCGAGGCCGCCCTCGCGTCGGCTCGTCTCGGTGCGCGCACGGCGCTGGTCACCCACGATCGCCTCGAGATCGGGCGCATGCCGTGCAACCCCGCCATCGGCGGCCTCGGCAAGGGGCACCTGGTCAAGGAGATCGATGCGCTCGGCGGCGAGATGGGCCGCGCCATCGACCGGGCCGGCATCCATTTCCGCATCCTGAACCGGCGCAAGGGGCCGGCGGTCCAGGCGCCGCGGGCACAGGCGGACAAGCTCGTCTACCAGTCGCTGATGTGCGACATCGTGTCCAACCGGAAAGGCCTCGAGGTGATAGAGGCCGACGTGTCGGGCCTGCTCAGGGATGATGGCGCGGGAGGACGGCGCGTGCGCGGCGTCATGCTGGGGAGCGCCCGCGAACTTTGCGCCGATCGCGTCGTGCTCTGCACCGGCACCTTCCTGGGAGGATTGATGCACGTGGGGGACACGCGCGTCCAGGGGGGACGCGAGGGGGCCGCCGCTTCGCTCGGTCTCGGCGCCGCGCTCACCGCGGCCGGCCTGGAGCTGGTGCGCCTGAAGACAGGCACGCCGCCCCGCCTGCACCGCGACACCATCGACTTCGAACGCGTCGAGCGTCAACGGGGCGACGACGACCCCGCACCGTTCTCGTTCCGAACCGTGGATTTCGCTCCGGACCAGGTCGATTGCCACGTCACGCACACCAACGCCCGCACCCACGAGATCATCAGGAACAACCTCGCGCGGTCGCCGCTCTACGGCGGCATCATCGAGGGCACCGGGCCGCGCTACTGTCCCTCGATCGAAGACAAGATCGTCCGGTTCGCGGACAAGACGCGTCATTTCGTTTTCCTGGAACCCGAGGGACGCGACAACGAGGAAGTGTACGTGAACGGGCTCTCCACGAGCCTGCCGCGGGATGTCCAGGAGGACATGGTCCACAGCATCGTCGGGCTCGAAGAGGCGGTTTTGACCCGTAGCGGCTACGCGGTGGAATACGACAGCGTCCCGTCCTGGCAGGTGAACGCGTCCCTCGAGGCCAAGCCGGTGGCGGGACTCTACCTGGCCGGCCAGATCCTCGGCACCTCGGGCTACGAGGAGGCGGCCGCCCAGGGACTCGCGGCCGGCATCAACGCCGTGCGCAGCCTCACGGGCAAGGCGCCTGTCGCATTCCCGCGGGAACGGTCCTACATGGGCGTCCTGCTGGACGACCTGGTGACAAAGGAGATCACCGAGCCTTACCGCATGTTCACCTCGCGCGCGGAGAGCCGCCTCTACCTCAGATGCGATAACGTGGCCGAACGCATGCTGCCCCTGGCCCGGGAGATCGGTTTGCTGGAGACTGGGGATCTCGCGCACCTGGGCGCGCGCGGCGAGGCCGCGCGGCGGACGTTGTCCTTCTTGAAGACGGCCCGGGCGACCGATGGGTTGACTGGCCGGCGAATCGCCGCGGCGGAATTGATGAAACGACCCGAAAACAACATCCAATCTCTTATGAGCGCCGATTCATTCATGCGGGCCGATCTCGACGCCCTGCATGCGTCGGCAGGTTACGAGATCCTGCTCTCCCCCGCCGACCTGCGGGAAGCGGAGACGCAGGCAGCCCTCGATATCCGCTATGCAGGATATATCTCCCGGCAGGACAAGATGTTACGCAACAGGAAACATCTCGACCACCTGCAGTTGCCGCCCGAACTGGATTATTTTTCTCTGACGGCCCTGAGCAACGAAGCGCGCGAAAAGCTCGCCGGCATGCGGCCCTCGACCCTGGGACAGGCGAGCAGAATTGACGGTGTGCGTCAATCCGACCTGGCGGTTCTGAGCGTGATGGTGATGAGATTAAAGAAGAATGATGATGGTTGA
- a CDS encoding M23 family metallopeptidase yields MLLRFPPHTRIIVVPSDDQSTNEFSISRRLLVAMTLLLVLVTLLFLVVILSYSTLLQQARQVPELQGRLVAANAQLVRVQELNRELDQMRDMQERVLTMLGVNQLLDDAAEDTAADAGDPMRARLGEVAGVIMTPPPDVWPVEGHVTREFEAGDLVDGLTPHYGIDLVAPVDTEVRAAGRGIVQSAGWDDDLGNFVEIRHGFGYVTIYGHCSRLIAQAGDRVEPGQVIAALGGTGRSSAPHLHFEIWRDGEAVDPRNVIPGSPGE; encoded by the coding sequence TTGCTGCTGCGTTTTCCGCCGCACACCCGGATCATCGTGGTTCCCAGCGACGACCAGAGCACCAACGAATTCAGCATCAGCCGGCGGTTGCTGGTGGCCATGACGCTGCTGCTGGTTCTCGTAACGCTCCTGTTCCTGGTCGTGATCCTGTCCTACTCGACCCTGTTGCAGCAGGCCCGCCAGGTGCCGGAGCTGCAGGGGCGGCTGGTGGCGGCCAACGCCCAGCTCGTCCGGGTCCAGGAACTCAACCGCGAGCTCGACCAGATGCGAGACATGCAGGAGCGCGTGCTCACCATGCTCGGCGTGAACCAGCTGCTCGACGATGCGGCGGAGGACACCGCGGCGGACGCGGGCGATCCGATGCGGGCCAGGCTCGGCGAGGTGGCGGGCGTGATCATGACGCCGCCGCCCGACGTGTGGCCCGTCGAGGGCCACGTGACGCGGGAATTCGAAGCCGGCGACCTGGTCGACGGCTTGACGCCCCATTACGGCATCGATCTGGTCGCGCCCGTCGACACGGAGGTGCGCGCCGCGGGCCGGGGCATCGTGCAGAGCGCGGGCTGGGATGACGATCTGGGAAACTTTGTTGAAATCCGTCACGGTTTCGGTTACGTAACCATCTACGGGCACTGCAGCCGCCTGATCGCGCAGGCGGGCGACCGCGTAGAGCCGGGCCAGGTCATCGCCGCGCTGGGCGGCACGGGACGCTCCTCGGCGCCCCATCTGCACTTCGAGATCTGGCGTGACGGCGAGGCTGTCGATCCGCGGAACGTGATACCGGGAAGTCCCGGGGAATGA
- a CDS encoding PAS domain S-box protein yields MKKHTPALSRFDPLLVLLAIATGALLVAVALGSAQLVAHLRAGRPLFSSSQSGGISLFSQIWSIVSMFLFVAVGWGFWAIFRRRQFDELRLRRSERKYRDIINHAGEAIFLLDGAGRVLEWNKAAESLFAAPRRNVLGKPFRDIHICYGVEIEKAMGDSVRLSRSIHFEFPLRRRGRQELGQLAMTVSHIAAGPGDRGGEGAQAFVVIARDITSEKRLEARMSETEKLAGIGQFAAGIAHQLNTPLGSILLSAQMLEESVASEDDVEDVQRIIRQTEQCRSIIKGLLNFARPSGGERGRLDLAEVVRDTVFLMEKPIRLQNVEVTIDDRDPGTITGNRNELEQVVFNLIANSLDAMPAGGEIAIRIERGDPGEVEMVFADDGEGVPPEYRDEIFLPFFTTKAYGKGTGLGLSIVARIIHEHGGRIELAQSEGARFHMAFPGHRPGAERVSASLIESEEDAPAREDDRAG; encoded by the coding sequence TTGAAGAAACACACGCCGGCGTTGAGCCGTTTCGATCCCTTGCTGGTCCTGCTGGCCATCGCGACGGGCGCGCTGCTGGTGGCCGTGGCGCTCGGATCCGCCCAGCTCGTGGCGCATCTGCGTGCGGGTCGACCGCTCTTCTCCTCGTCCCAGTCGGGCGGAATAAGCCTCTTTTCCCAGATCTGGTCCATCGTCTCCATGTTCCTCTTCGTGGCCGTCGGCTGGGGTTTCTGGGCCATCTTCCGCCGCCGCCAGTTCGACGAGCTGCGGTTGCGCCGCTCGGAACGCAAGTACCGCGACATCATCAACCACGCCGGCGAGGCCATCTTCCTGCTCGACGGCGCGGGCCGCGTGCTCGAGTGGAACAAGGCGGCCGAATCGCTCTTCGCCGCGCCGCGCCGCAACGTTCTGGGCAAGCCGTTCCGCGACATCCACATCTGTTACGGGGTGGAGATCGAGAAGGCCATGGGCGATTCCGTGCGCCTGAGCCGCAGCATCCACTTCGAGTTTCCGCTGCGGCGACGGGGCCGGCAGGAACTCGGACAGCTGGCGATGACCGTGTCGCATATCGCGGCTGGTCCCGGCGATCGCGGCGGGGAAGGCGCGCAGGCCTTCGTCGTGATCGCCCGCGACATCACCTCCGAGAAGAGGCTGGAGGCGCGCATGAGCGAGACCGAGAAGCTGGCCGGCATCGGCCAGTTCGCGGCCGGCATCGCGCATCAGCTCAACACACCGCTCGGCTCAATCCTGCTCTCGGCGCAGATGCTGGAAGAATCCGTCGCCTCGGAAGATGACGTGGAAGACGTACAGCGCATCATCAGGCAGACCGAGCAATGCCGGTCGATCATCAAGGGCCTACTGAACTTCGCGCGGCCCTCGGGCGGCGAGCGCGGGCGCCTGGACCTGGCCGAGGTCGTCCGCGACACGGTCTTCCTCATGGAGAAGCCGATCAGGCTGCAGAACGTGGAGGTGACCATCGACGACCGCGATCCCGGTACGATCACCGGGAACCGCAACGAGCTCGAGCAGGTCGTCTTCAACCTCATCGCCAACTCGCTCGACGCCATGCCCGCCGGCGGCGAGATCGCCATCCGGATCGAACGGGGCGATCCCGGCGAGGTGGAGATGGTCTTCGCCGACGACGGCGAGGGCGTGCCGCCTGAGTATCGGGACGAGATCTTCCTGCCCTTCTTCACCACCAAGGCGTACGGCAAGGGCACGGGTCTCGGCCTGTCCATCGTCGCCCGGATCATCCACGAACACGGCGGCCGCATCGAACTCGCGCAGAGCGAAGGCGCCCGCTTCCACATGGCGTTTCCCGGCCACAGGCCCGGCGCCGAGCGCGTAAGCGCATCCCTGATCGAGAGCGAAGAAGACGCTCCCGCGCGGGAGGACGACCGCGCCGGATGA